One window of Salvelinus fontinalis isolate EN_2023a chromosome 19, ASM2944872v1, whole genome shotgun sequence genomic DNA carries:
- the LOC129816297 gene encoding Bardet-Biedl syndrome 5 protein homolog isoform X1 — MLPGQQEGGRSVIFGWPSCQEKISNNDLDNLATCCSNIMASMLDVLWEDRDVRFDITAQQMKMRPGEVLIDCLDSIEDTKGNNGDRGRLLVTNLRIIWHSLALPRVNLSVGYNSIINITTRTANSKLRGQTEALYILTKSNNTRFEFIFTNVVPGSPRLFTSVIAVHRAYETSKMYRDLKLRGALIQNKQLRLLPREEVYDKINGVWNLSSDQGNLGTFFITNVRIVWHANMNESFNVSIPYLQIRSIRIRDSKFGLALVIESSQQTGGYVLGFKIDPMDKLQDAVKEINSLHKVYSANPIFGVDYEMEEKPQPLEELTVDQPPDDVEIEPDEQTDAFTAYFADGNKQQDREPMFSEELGIAVEKLKEGFTLQGLWEVMG, encoded by the exons ATGTTGCCAGGGCAACAGGAAGGAGGAAGAAGCGTAATCTTTGGCTGGCCATCTTGTCAGGAGAAGATTAGTAATAATGATTTAGATAATTTAGCTACCTGTTGTTCTAATATCATGGCGTCTATGTTGGATGTTCTCTGGGAGGATAGAGATGTTAGATTCGATATAACCGCACA GCAAATGAAAATGCGACCTGGCGAGGTCTTGATAGACTGCCTTGATTCCATTGAAGACACCAAAGGAAACAATGGGGATCGAG GGAGGCTCCTGGTAACAAATCTGAGGATCATCTGGCATTCTTTGGCTCTGCCAAGAGTCAATTTGT CTGTTGGATACAATTCCATTATTAACATCACAACAAGGACAGCTAACTCT AAATTGAGAGGCCAGACTGAAGCACTGTATATCTTGACAAAGTCTAACAATACAAGATTTGAGTTCATTTTCACCAATGTGGTTCCAGGGAGTCCAAGACTATTTACATCTGTCATTGCTGTTCACAG GGCTTATGAGACCTCTAAAATGTACCGTGACCTGAAGCTGAGAGGAGCTCTTATTCAAAATAAACAACTGAGGCTTTTGCCTCGAGAGGAAGTGTATGACAAAATCAATGGGGTGTGGAATTTATCCAGTGACCAG GGTAATCTAGGGACCTTTTTCATCACTAATGTTCGGATCGTGTGGCATGCCAATATGAACGAGAGCTTCAACGTCAGCATTCCCTATCTTCAAATT CGTTCCATCAGAATAAGAGACTCAAAGTTTGGCCTAGCTTTGGTGATAGAAAGCTCTCAGCAG ACTGGAGGATATGTGCTTGGATTTAAGATCGACCCAATGGATAAGCTTCAAGATGCAGTTAAAGAGATCAACTCGCTGCACAAAGTCTACTCTGCCAACCCCATCTTTGGAGTGGACTATGAGATGGAGGAAAAG CCTCAGCCACTGGAGGAGCTGACAGTGGACCAGCCCCCTGATGATGTGGAAATTGAGCCCGATGAGCAGACTGATGCTTTCACT GCTTACTTTGCTGATGGCAATAAGCAACAAGACCGGGAACCTATGTTTTCTGAGGAGCTGGGAATTGCAGTTGAAAAGTTGAAGGAGGGGTTCACACTTCAAGGACTCTGGGAAGTCATGGGCTGA
- the LOC129816297 gene encoding Bardet-Biedl syndrome 5 protein homolog isoform X2, whose product MLPGQQEGGRSVIFGWPSCQEKISNNDLDNLATCCSNIMASMLDVLWEDRDVRFDITAQQMKMRPGEVLIDCLDSIEDTKGNNGDRGRLLVTNLRIIWHSLALPRVNLSVGYNSIINITTRTANSKLRGQTEALYILTKSNNTRFEFIFTNVVPGSPRLFTSVIAVHRAYETSKMYRDLKLRGALIQNKQLRLLPREEVYDKINGVWNLSSDQGNLGTFFITNVRIVWHANMNESFNVSIPYLQICSIRIRDSKFGLALVIESFHQTGGYVLGFKIDPMDKLQDAVKEINSLHKVYSANPIFGVDYEMEEKPQPLEELTVDQPPDDVEIEPDEQTDAFTAYFADGNKQQDREPMFSEELGIAVEKLKEGFTLQGLWEVMG is encoded by the exons ATGTTGCCAGGGCAACAGGAAGGAGGAAGAAGCGTAATCTTTGGCTGGCCATCTTGTCAGGAGAAGATTAGTAATAATGATTTAGATAATTTAGCTACCTGTTGTTCTAATATCATGGCGTCTATGTTGGATGTTCTCTGGGAGGATAGAGATGTTAGATTCGATATAACCGCACA GCAAATGAAAATGCGACCTGGCGAGGTCTTGATAGACTGCCTTGATTCCATTGAAGACACCAAAGGAAACAATGGGGATCGAG GGAGGCTCCTGGTAACAAATCTGAGGATCATCTGGCATTCTTTGGCTCTGCCAAGAGTCAATTTGT CTGTTGGATACAATTCCATTATTAACATCACAACAAGGACAGCTAACTCT AAATTGAGAGGCCAGACTGAAGCACTGTATATCTTGACAAAGTCTAACAATACAAGATTTGAGTTCATTTTCACCAATGTGGTTCCAGGGAGTCCAAGACTATTTACATCTGTCATTGCTGTTCACAG GGCTTATGAGACCTCTAAAATGTACCGTGACCTGAAGCTGAGAGGAGCTCTTATTCAAAATAAACAACTGAGGCTTTTGCCTCGAGAGGAAGTGTATGACAAAATCAATGGGGTGTGGAATTTATCCAGTGACCAG GGTAATCTAGGGACCTTTTTCATCACTAATGTTCGGATCGTGTGGCATGCCAATATGAACGAGAGCTTCAACGTCAGCATTCCCTATCTTCAAATT TGTTCCATCAGAATAAGAGACTCAAAGTTTGGTCTGGCTTTGGTGATAGAAAGCTTTCATCAG ACTGGAGGATATGTGCTTGGATTTAAGATCGACCCAATGGATAAGCTTCAAGATGCAGTTAAAGAGATCAACTCGCTGCACAAAGTCTACTCTGCCAACCCCATCTTTGGAGTGGACTATGAGATGGAGGAAAAG CCTCAGCCACTGGAGGAGCTGACAGTGGACCAGCCCCCTGATGATGTGGAAATTGAGCCCGATGAGCAGACTGATGCTTTCACT GCTTACTTTGCTGATGGCAATAAGCAACAAGACCGGGAACCTATGTTTTCTGAGGAGCTGGGAATTGCAGTTGAAAAGTTGAAGGAGGGGTTCACACTTCAAGGACTCTGGGAAGTCATGGGCTGA